The following proteins are co-located in the Prionailurus viverrinus isolate Anna chromosome A1, UM_Priviv_1.0, whole genome shotgun sequence genome:
- the LOC125163797 gene encoding olfactory receptor 2T29-like, with protein MDNTTWVVNHTGRSDFDLVGLFSQYKYPALLCVIVFVVFLMALSGNIILILVIYCDAHLHNPMYFFITQLSFMDVMYISVTVPKMLMDQVLGVNKISAPECGMQMFLYLTLGGSEVFLLAAMAYDRYVAICHPLLYPILMNHRVCLLLVSSSWFLGSLDGFTLTPVTMTFPFCRSREIHHFFCEVPAVMKLSCSDTSLYETLMYLCCVLMLLIPVTVISSSYSFILFTIHRMNSAEGQKKAFATCSSHMTVVILFYGASVYTYMLPTSYHTPEKDMIVSFLYTILTPVLNPLIYSLRNKDVTRALKRMLNVKSFGTAKETAKVSLLISRVDDVNTDES; from the exons ATGGATAACACCACTTGGGTGGTCAACCATACTGGACGATCAGATTTTGACCTAGTAGGACTCTTCAGTCAATATAAGTACCCAGCTCTCCTTTGTGTGATCGTCTTTGTGGTTTTCCTGATGGCCCTGTCTGGAAATATCATCCTGATCCTTGTGATATACTGTGATGCTCACCTTCATAACCCTATGTACTTTTTTATCACCCAGTTGTCTTTCATGGATGTGATGTACATTTCTGTCACTGTGCCCAAGATGCTCATGGACCAGGTCTTGGGTGTAAATAAGATCTCAGCCCCTGAATGCGGGATGCAGATGTTTCTCTATTTGACATTAGGAGGttcagaagttttccttctagctgccatggcctatgaccgctatgtggccatctgtcatCCACTCCTTTATCCTATCCTAATGAACCATAGGGTGTGTCTCCTCTTGGTCTCTTCTTCATGGTTTCTGGGATCTTTGGATGGATTTACTCTCACACCTGTCACCATGACATTCCCCTTCTGTAGATCCCGGGAGATCCACCATTTCTTCTGTGAGGTTCCTGCTGTAATGAAGCTTTCCTGCTCAGACACTTCCCTCTATGAGACACTCATGTACTTATGTTGTGTTCTCATGCTCCTCATTCCTGTGACAGTCATTTCAAGCTCCTATTCTTTTATCCTCTTTACCATCCACAGGATGAACTCAGCAGAGGGACAGAAGAAGGCCTTTGCCACTTGTTCTTCCCACATGACTGTGGTCATCCTCTTCTATGGGGCTTCTGTCTATACCTACATGCTCCCCACCTCCTACCACACCCCTGAGAAGGACATGATTGTATCTTTCCTTTATACCATACTCACTCCTGTTCTAAACCCTTTAATTTATAGTCTTAGGAATAAGGATGTCACAAGGGCTCtaaaaagaatgttaaat gtgAAAAGCTTTggcactgcaaaagaaaca GCTAAGGTTTCCTTACTGATTTCCCGTGTGGATGATGTAAACACTGATGAAAGTTAG
- the LOC125170076 gene encoding olfactory receptor 2T11, which yields MKNITLSSDFILLGLLVNNKTTGIVFAVIFAIFVVAVTANLVMIFLIQVDSRLHTPMYFLLSQLSIMDTLFICTTVPKLLVDMVSKEKTISFVGCGIQIFLYLSMIGSEFFLLGLMAYDRYVAVCNPLRYPVLMNRRVCLLLAAGAWFGGSLDGFLLTPITMNVPYCHSRNINHFFCEIPAVLRLACADTSLYETLMYICCVLMLLIPISIISISYSLILLTVHRMRSAEGRKKAFTTCSSHLTVVSIFYGAAFYTYVLPQSFHTPEQDKVVSAFYTIVTPMLNPLIYSLRNKDVMGAFQKILSRCLSAQKVSTSDA from the coding sequence ATGAAGAATATAACTTTATCTTCTGATTTTATCCTCCTGGGGCTTCTGGTGAACAATAAAACTACTGGGATTGTCTTTGctgttatttttgctatttttgtggTAGCTGTAACTGCAAATTTGGTCATGATATTCTTGATTCAGGTGGACTCCCGTCTCCATACTCCTATGTACTTTCTGCTCAGCCAGCTGTCCATCATGGATACTCTTTTCATTTGTACCACTGTCCCAAAACTTCTGGTCGACATGGTTTCTAAAGAGAAGACCATTTCCTTTGTGGGTTGCGGCATCCAGATCTTCCTCTACTTGAGCATGATTGGCTCGGAGTTCTTCCTCTTGGGCCTCATGGCGTATGACCGCTATGTGGCTGTCTGTAACCCTCTTAGGTATCCAGTCCTGATGAACCGCAGGGTGTGTCTCCTGCTGGCTGCTGGTGCCTGGTTTGGGGGGTCCCTGGATGGCTTTCTGCTCACCCCCATCACCATGAATGTTCCCTATTGTCACTCCCGAAATATCAACCATTTTTTCTGTGAGATCCCTGCAGTTCTCAGACTAGCCTGTGCTGACACATCCTTGTATGAAACCTTGATGTACATCTGCTGTGTACTCATGTTGCTCATCCCTATCTCTATCATCTCAATCTCCTACTCTCTTATTTTGTTAACTGTCCACAGAATGCGCTCTGCTGAAGGCCGGAAAAAGGCCTTTACTACTTGCTCTTCCCACTTGACTGTGGTCAGCATTTTCTATGGGGCTGCCTTCTACACTTATGTTCTGCCCCAGTCTTTTCACACTCCTGAGCAGGACAAAGTAGTTTCAGCCTTCTATACCATTGTCACACCCATGCTCAATCCTCTTATCTACAGCCTCAGAAACAAGGATGTCATGGGGGCATTTCAAAAGATATTGTCAAGATGTTTATCTGCTCAGAAAGTATCCACAAGTGATGCTTAG